The Pleurodeles waltl isolate 20211129_DDA chromosome 7, aPleWal1.hap1.20221129, whole genome shotgun sequence genome includes a region encoding these proteins:
- the LOC138245929 gene encoding U1 small nuclear ribonucleoprotein 70 kDa-like, translating into RERRDRARETRDRNRERRNRTREGRDRNRERRARTRERRNRTRERRDRTRKRRDRTYRNRERRNRTREGRDRNRERRARPGREEIEPGREETVPGREEIEPVREETEPGREEIEPGIEEIEPGIEETEPGREEIEQGDRSRKRRDRTRERRDRTRERGDRTRERRERTKERRARTR; encoded by the exons AGGGAAAGAAGAGACAGAGCAAGGGAAACAAGagacagaaacagagagagaagaaatagaaccagggagggaagagacagaaaCAGGGAGAGAAGAGCTCGAACCAGGGAGAGAAGAAATAGAACCAGGGAGAGAAGAGACAGAACCAGGAAGAGAAGAGATAGAACCT acagaaacagagagagaagaaatagaaccagggagggaagagacagaaaCAGGGAGAGAAGAGCTCGACCAGGGAGAGAAGAAATAGAACCAGGGAGAGAAGAGACAGTACCAGGAAGAGAAGAGATAGAACCTGTGAGAGAAGAGACAGAACCAGGAAGAGAAGAGATAGAACCAGGAATAGAAGAGATAGAACCAGGAATAGAGGAGACAGAACCAGGAAGAGAAGAAATAGAACAAGG AGAtagaagcaggaagagaagagaCAGAACCAGGGAGAGAAGAGATAGAACCAGGGAGAGAGGAGATAGAACCagggagagaagagaaagaaccaAGGAGAGAAGAGCTAGAACTAGATAG